TGCCCacagggcaaaaaaaaaaaaaagaagtactttATACACCAATGATTTCAGTTCATGCACCAGTCCAATTCGGaagtacatttaaaaaaaattaattaaaaaattatttatatacattatacaccattattaataaccgggagcaacatagtaaaaaataaatccataattcatttttattccatatctttcaaacactactcctactgcaaaatgcattctgcacatatcatccaaacactttatcaaatacaaattatacattctgatcataattccaaaaatcaaaaaggcaaaaaatgaaaaatgaaaagccaaaaagttgcCTCCCAAACACCCTTTAGAACCAATCTTTCTTTGTCTCAGTGAAGAAATCATACAGCTTGTGCTGGTCTGGAATAGACTTGGACACCCTCTCCCTTTTCATGCACCTATGAACCCAATCAACTAGTTTAGGGCACTCTGCCTCCATGCTGATATTTGCCCACTGCTCAATCCCGTAGAACCAACTAGAGAATGGAATCAGTGACACATCTACTAGGCCAAAAGTCCTCACCCCTTTTTGCCTTTTTagtccccaaagtattagcgagttgccaatttggtccccaatgtatGAATTTAGCCAATTCAGTCCCCaacgtttaaaatgtgtgccaaAATGGTCCTCCTCCCCAACGGCGTTTGCCTCTTCCGTCAAAAGGGGGGGCATGAATGGTATTTCACCCCCTTTACACATAACTTATGCCTAGTTTGGCATTATAAGCCAAacggcttatttttttggacaaaaaaattgcatttgttagtttttcgtctattttttgagaatattgcttcttcatgacgagaataatctaaaaagtaaaaaattaagatcaaaatctattttttttaataaagaagaaaaaattggcttatcgatttttttttgtctttattaaaaaaagattgggtttgattgtaattttttttacttttcaaattcatcttgtcatgaagaagcaataatccttaaaaaatcgacaaaaaactaacagatgcgatttttttttgaacaaggacaaaaTAAATAAGTCGACAAAAATCCTGAgtaaacaaaatctctctctgtgttttctTTTGAGTGTTGCAATCTATATAAGAGGTGGGGGATGACATTTGGCAGGAAAAAGCTCTCCATGAGAAGGAAACGTGTATAGGGATGAAATACCATTCATGCCCCCCTTTTGACGGAAGAGGCAAACGTCGTTGGGGGAGGAGGACCATTttggcacacattttaaacgttggggaccaaattgactaAATTCATACATTGAAGACGAAATTGACAACTcgctaatactttggggaccaaaaaggcaaaaaagccCCCAAAGTATGGCTTGTCTCCTAATTCCCCTTCCAATAGCttaagggcgccgctattcgcacactactacaataattgtaaaagatgacagtttaaaagtgtcattaaacgtgaaagatgacagttttgaaACTGTCATCTATGGAGCTGTCATTAAAAGTCTGAATCTTAAAATGACGGTTTGAAACTGTCATTAATATCTATAAAGATGACGCTTTATAAACgtaattgaaagtaaaaaatgacAATTGTGAAACGTCATTAAAGGTAAAAGATGACAGTTGTGAAACGTCATTAAAATGCTTTAAAGACGTCATcttttgtaacgacccgcttTCGCCCTGTATAATATTGTCTGATTTGAACACCAAACCCCATCAAACCTCCCAGTGAGGTCACCCATCTCAGGATTACTCCAGTACGAGCACGCTTAACTATGAAGTTTCAATTGGCTTTGGCACCCTTATAGCTTTAAAAGTCCTTGTATAAAATAGGATGACGATATATTATTTATAGAACACAACTTACACTTCACCAAATGATATGAGACTACCCTCGATTGACCCTTCTGGTCACCGATTCGACAACCCCTCGCATGGGTCCCAATTGTCCTTAGGCCGGTTGACCACTACCTGGAACTCCCCAAGGGCAGGGCATCACAATCTCCCCCACTTAGGAACACACGTCCTCGTATGGGGTCGAGATTTTGTCTAACATTTCCAATTGGTACAGGCTATAATACCATATGTAACGACCCACTCCTGATTTGAGACTTCAAAGCAACGACGCTCATAGATGGCACTGTTTtctccaaaaacaaatttttgttctttaatgTCACTTATAAGGAGAAAccgacattaaaaagaaagaatatttatgtcactattttacaaaatgacatcataaatatattagatcacagATTTTGAGAAattgacattaaaaagaaagaatagttatgtcactattttacaaagtgacatcataaatatattatatcacagtttaggagaaactgacattaaaaagaaataataattatgtcactattttacaaagtgacatcataatATATTATATCACAGTTTAGGAGAAACtaacattaaaaagaaagaatagttatgtcactattttagaaagtgacatcataaatatattatatcacaGTTTTTTAGATGATTGACATTATTTATCTAATGCAATATTTTTAATTacgattttttaaaaaactgacATCATTTCACTTTTTTAAGCGTCATCTTTTAACAATATTGTAGTAGtggcagccctttattttctcccatagctcgttaaaattttttaattatactcgacagttagttactgaaattgagatatattttcagcatccaattaccgaaatataatatttttttcaacagctatttaccgaaaatgtatattcggcagttgtttaccgaaagttgaacatattttcgacatgtagttactgaaatataatcttgttttcaacagttatttaccgaaatgttatttatgattttcaacaaccatttaccgaaatgtagtgggctatggaagaaaataaagggctgcaaaATAGCTAACGCCCTAGCTTAAAGCACTCTACAAGCTCACTCTTTGCAACTTCTCGGTCTTCACCTGTTGATAACCACACTTTCTTCCCAAGAGTATATATCTGTGGATTACATACCATGCACAAAGATTGGTAAGAGTTACGACGAAAAATTTACTTAGAAAATGTTCTACTCAAATGTAGAATTAATTGCTATATGCAAAGAGGGGTAACACATTctaggaaaggaaaaagaaagcatTCAAAATGATTTTGCAATCAAGTTTTCAATATTATGACTTATGAAACGTTGGTATATGTGGTATGGGATTGTATGTGCCCAGCGTTCGTCTATAATTCCCCATATTCAAATGAATGGACCACAGTCAACAGTGGAGCCACTAAGAAACAAGTGCAGCTATTTGATCCcaattcttttaatttctcaGTAAGAAAGGTTATATTTTGCACTCTGTATTTGTCAGCTTGACCCCACAATAGCATTTAATTTGCCATTAACGGCTATTGTTCTGGTTCTTGACCCTATATATCAAAAATTCTTGCTTCGCCCCTCACAATAATAGAGCACACGATCTAATACGAAGTTCAAGCAAAAGCTTTTATGTCTTGACAATCATAGGAAAAATGATATAACTTGTATACATCACAGTTTTGTGAGCCattctaaaagtgttttggttTGCATAACTGTGTTCAAGTACACATGGAAGAGTTAGAGCCCTCACCTTGTTGTCCACGAAATCAGACCAGAACCTGGCTTGCGCTCGCTTGTAAGGATCAAAAGGCAAAATAGGAGATTCGTTCTTCCACACCTCATCGATGTACTGGACAATGATCACCGACTCGCTTATCGGCTTTCCGTTACGTATCAAAACCGGGACTTGCTTCTTAACAGGGTTCATTTCCAGCAACAGAGGACTTTTGTCCCACAGGTTGTCTTCTCTATACTCGTACTCCGCCCCTTTTTCAGCCAAGGCTATTTTCACCCTCGCCACAAAAGGGCTGTACCAGAATCCCAGTAGAATCACTTCGTCTGCCATTGGTGTGAAAAGCTCCTCAAAGAATTGGTTTATAAAAgattgaagaagaaggaaaatgggggggatgggttttgggtgtttgtttgtgttgaaGAGAGGCTTATGGTTGTGGTGAGAATTTAGAGGAGTTTCTTTGTTACTGAAGGCAGACTAGTATATCTTTTCTAGGAGTACTATTTTCGTTTTGACAAGTATACTCAcattattatcaaaaaaaaagtatactcacattggaaaaaatttcagtgccgggtTGATACCACGTGGTATCTGTTCATCACATCCGAATTGTCAATTGCGtttttggatggttcggatttggagagagaaaaaaagaagagaaaaagtgTTGGTGTGAGAGAAAATagagagtttcaatccaagcagtccaaaagtatattggacAGTCCTGATGTGTCGAGTGGGTACCATATGAGATATACTCACCCAGCACTGAAACATTCTAGGCTCTTCGGGGCTAGAGGACGGTGTTCCACTTTTGTGGAAAagtgaatttttgaaaaaaaatgcaatttcaagctcaaaaattatgtatttacgcaaataattttcctaccaatatgaatcttattggatagatctcattaagatcttttaaacagtgcaaaaaaaatttaaaaaatatttttaattttcattatatttgaatttaaaattatcttcttttttcaaaaatttcttttttgaaaaagtggaacacATTAGTAATTGGCTGAGTCATATTTGACGTTTCCCCTCTTTTTTCCGAGCATCGACTAGGACCTTTGACCATCTCCTGTTCAGTTTACTTGTTCTGGTCCAGTTTTGGGCCCACTCT
The sequence above is drawn from the Rhododendron vialii isolate Sample 1 chromosome 6a, ASM3025357v1 genome and encodes:
- the LOC131328697 gene encoding glutathione S-transferase U19-like is translated as MADEVILLGFWYSPFVARVKIALAEKGAEYEYREDNLWDKSPLLLEMNPVKKQVPVLIRNGKPISESVIIVQYIDEVWKNESPILPFDPYKRAQARFWSDFVDNKIYTLGKKVWLSTGEDREVAKSELVDGALKLLEGELGDKPYFGGVRTFGLVDVSLIPFSSWFYGIEQWANISMEAECPKLVDWVHRCMKRERVSKSIPDQHKLYDFFTETKKDWF